In the genome of Candidatus Microbacterium phytovorans, one region contains:
- a CDS encoding SDR family oxidoreductase: MSHPIPAGALAGRTALVTGSSRGIGADTVRYFAQAGANVVINFRNKAPRAEKLATELRELGVEVLVVGADLTDADSVREMFAAVRERFGSLDILVLNASGGMEGGMAEDYAMTLNRDAQVGVLDAALPVLHDGSRVVFVTSHQAHFIRTTPTMPEYEVVALSKRAGEDALRERIPSLTEHGIGFVVVSGDMIEGTITATLLERANPGAIESRRESAGKLYNVSEFAAEVALAAVEPIPADNTRLIGDVASFGGE, from the coding sequence ATGTCTCACCCCATTCCCGCCGGCGCTCTGGCCGGCCGCACCGCCCTCGTGACCGGCTCCTCGCGGGGCATCGGCGCCGACACCGTGCGCTACTTCGCACAGGCGGGCGCGAACGTCGTCATCAACTTCCGCAACAAGGCGCCGCGTGCCGAGAAGCTCGCCACGGAGTTGCGCGAACTCGGGGTGGAGGTCCTGGTCGTCGGCGCCGATCTCACCGACGCGGACTCGGTGCGCGAGATGTTCGCGGCCGTGAGGGAGCGCTTCGGATCGCTCGACATCCTCGTTCTCAACGCGTCGGGCGGGATGGAGGGCGGAATGGCGGAGGACTACGCGATGACCCTCAACCGTGACGCGCAGGTGGGCGTGCTCGACGCCGCGCTGCCCGTGCTGCACGACGGTTCCCGCGTCGTGTTCGTGACGAGCCACCAGGCGCACTTCATCCGCACGACGCCCACGATGCCCGAGTACGAGGTGGTCGCGCTGTCCAAGCGTGCGGGGGAGGATGCGCTTCGTGAGCGCATCCCATCGCTCACCGAGCACGGCATCGGATTCGTGGTCGTGTCGGGCGACATGATCGAAGGAACGATCACGGCGACGCTGTTGGAGCGCGCCAACCCGGGAGCGATCGAGTCCCGTCGCGAGTCGGCCGGCAAGCTCTACAACGTCTCGGAGTTCGCTGCCGAGGTCGCGCTGGCAGCGGTGGAGCCGATCCCGGCGGACAACACGCGCCTCATCGGCGACGTGGCGTCGTTCGGCGGGGAGTGA
- a CDS encoding glycerophosphodiester phosphodiesterase family protein gives MHPWFAASASPRVLAHRGFVPPGSEGVAENTAAAFAAAHAAGAAYVESDCHLTVDGQVVLFHDDDLSRVAGDPRPVSAVTFAELERIMSDRGGLLGLGQALDAFPTLRFNLDVKAAAAADAVGRGVARESSRVLLTSFSDDRRRRALAAARASGGDPATSGGRAVITTLLAAVTSRSPRLVRRALAGVDAVQVPERYGRVRIVTRRLVDAVHGAGAEVHVWTVNDRHDMLRLLDLGVDGLVSDRADLAVEAVASER, from the coding sequence ATGCATCCGTGGTTCGCGGCATCCGCGTCTCCGCGCGTGCTCGCCCACCGAGGCTTCGTCCCGCCCGGGTCGGAGGGCGTGGCCGAGAACACGGCCGCGGCGTTCGCGGCGGCACACGCCGCCGGAGCTGCCTACGTGGAGTCGGACTGCCACCTGACGGTGGACGGACAGGTGGTCCTGTTCCACGACGACGATCTCTCGCGGGTCGCCGGCGACCCGCGACCGGTCTCGGCCGTCACCTTCGCCGAGCTGGAACGGATCATGTCGGACCGCGGCGGCCTCCTCGGACTCGGCCAGGCGCTCGATGCGTTCCCGACGCTGCGATTCAACCTCGATGTGAAGGCCGCCGCCGCAGCCGATGCCGTCGGGCGCGGCGTCGCCCGCGAGTCCTCCCGCGTCCTGCTCACGAGCTTCTCCGACGATCGGCGGCGCCGGGCCCTCGCCGCAGCCCGCGCGTCCGGCGGTGACCCGGCGACCTCCGGAGGCCGCGCGGTGATCACGACGCTGCTGGCCGCCGTAACGTCTCGGTCGCCTCGGCTCGTGCGGCGTGCCCTCGCCGGTGTGGATGCCGTGCAGGTGCCCGAGCGATACGGTCGCGTCCGTATCGTGACGCGGCGACTCGTGGATGCCGTCCACGGCGCGGGTGCCGAAGTGCACGTGTGGACGGTGAACGACCGGCACGACATGCTCCGCCTGCTCGACCTCGGCGTCGACGGACTCGTGAGTGACCGCGCCGACCTCGCGGTGGAGGCTGTCGCCTCCGAACGCTGA
- a CDS encoding RNA polymerase-binding protein RbpA, giving the protein MADRSLRGMRIGASSLQSEDGVVFHERANFTYVCTQCSRETVMTFAADAEAPEAWECRTCGGEAVLRTGDTVAEVDHSGDKTPRTHWDMLMERRTIPELEELLEERLALVRARRGDGDGTTRLTA; this is encoded by the coding sequence ATGGCAGATCGCAGCCTGCGCGGCATGCGGATCGGCGCATCCAGCCTACAGAGCGAGGATGGCGTCGTTTTCCATGAGCGCGCGAACTTCACGTACGTGTGCACGCAGTGCTCACGAGAGACCGTCATGACCTTCGCGGCCGACGCGGAGGCCCCCGAGGCGTGGGAGTGCCGCACCTGCGGCGGAGAGGCCGTGCTCCGCACGGGTGACACCGTGGCGGAGGTCGATCACTCCGGTGACAAGACCCCGCGCACCCACTGGGACATGCTGATGGAGCGTCGCACCATCCCGGAGCTGGAGGAACTGCTCGAAGAGCGCCTCGCTCTCGTGCGCGCGCGGCGTGGCGACGGTGACGGGACCACCCGGCTGACCGCCTGA
- a CDS encoding NfeD family protein yields the protein MLPDLTQYLWIAWLVLSLVFVIIELLTLEFTFLMLAAGTLIGGLGVNLLGGPWWAQVLAAAAIAALLLFTIRPLLLRALHRSSTLQPTNVDALYGLGARVLRPFVDGDGSVKLDNGETWTARLVGTDPGLDAGSRVTVTAVRGATVEVSPIIEATPGEPTSERSI from the coding sequence GTGCTGCCCGATCTCACGCAGTACCTCTGGATCGCCTGGCTGGTCCTGTCGCTGGTGTTCGTCATCATCGAGCTGCTGACGCTCGAGTTCACCTTCCTCATGCTGGCCGCCGGCACGCTCATCGGCGGACTCGGCGTCAACCTCCTCGGCGGCCCCTGGTGGGCTCAGGTGCTCGCTGCCGCCGCCATCGCGGCGCTCCTCCTCTTCACGATCCGGCCGCTGCTCCTGCGCGCCCTGCACCGCAGCAGCACTCTGCAACCGACGAACGTCGACGCCCTCTACGGGCTCGGCGCTCGCGTCCTCCGCCCGTTCGTCGACGGCGACGGCTCGGTCAAGCTCGACAACGGCGAGACGTGGACCGCTCGGCTCGTCGGCACGGATCCCGGTCTGGATGCCGGTTCCCGCGTCACCGTCACCGCTGTCCGGGGGGCGACTGTCGAAGTCTCCCCCATCATCGAGGCCACCCCCGGTGAGCCCACTTCGGAGAGGAGCATCTGA
- a CDS encoding SPFH/Band 7/PHB domain protein — translation MAVDVGAFIGQIFIIVLLVVVAIFVIVVLFRSIRIIPQAYAGVVERLGRYQRTLSPGLNLLVPFIDRLRPLVDMREQVVSFPPQPVITEDNLVVSIDTVVYFQVTDARAATYEIANYLGAVEQLTTTTLRNVVGGLNLEEALTSRDEINGQLRVVLDEATGKWGIRVSRVELKAIDPPHSIQDSMEKQMRAERDRRAAILTAEGSKQSQILEAEGRRQAAILGAEGDKQAAVLRAQGESEAIQMVFNAIHRGQPDEKLLAYQYLQTLPKIAQSPSSKLWVIPSELTEALKGIGDAFAGRATAPSPRPSEDVPGHAGGSAAAEAAAAARAAASAADEIASEAQATTPPTIDDGSAPTPTS, via the coding sequence ATGGCCGTCGACGTCGGCGCTTTCATCGGTCAGATCTTCATCATCGTCCTGCTGGTCGTCGTCGCGATCTTCGTGATCGTGGTGCTCTTCCGGTCGATCCGCATCATCCCGCAGGCCTACGCGGGTGTCGTGGAACGTCTCGGGCGCTATCAGCGCACCCTCTCCCCCGGACTGAACCTCCTGGTGCCCTTCATCGACCGGCTCCGCCCGCTCGTCGACATGCGCGAGCAGGTCGTCTCGTTCCCGCCGCAGCCCGTCATCACGGAGGACAACCTCGTCGTGTCGATCGACACGGTCGTGTACTTCCAGGTGACCGATGCTCGCGCAGCGACATACGAGATCGCCAACTATCTGGGTGCCGTCGAGCAGCTGACGACCACGACGCTGCGAAACGTCGTCGGCGGTCTCAACCTTGAAGAGGCGCTCACGAGCCGTGACGAGATCAACGGCCAGCTCCGCGTCGTCCTCGACGAAGCCACGGGCAAGTGGGGCATCCGCGTTTCGCGCGTCGAGCTGAAGGCGATCGATCCGCCGCACTCGATCCAGGACTCCATGGAGAAGCAGATGCGGGCCGAGCGCGATCGCCGCGCGGCGATCCTCACGGCGGAAGGATCCAAGCAGTCGCAGATCCTCGAAGCAGAGGGTCGCCGGCAGGCCGCGATCCTCGGTGCAGAGGGAGACAAGCAGGCCGCCGTGCTCCGTGCGCAGGGTGAGTCGGAGGCTATCCAGATGGTCTTCAACGCCATCCATCGCGGGCAGCCCGACGAGAAGCTCCTGGCATACCAGTATCTGCAGACTCTGCCGAAGATCGCCCAGAGCCCGTCGAGCAAGTTGTGGGTCATCCCCAGCGAGTTGACCGAAGCACTCAAGGGCATCGGCGACGCATTCGCCGGTCGCGCCACGGCACCCTCTCCCCGGCCGTCCGAAGATGTCCCCGGGCACGCAGGCGGTTCTGCGGCGGCTGAGGCCGCTGCCGCCGCGCGCGCCGCCGCCTCCGCCGCCGACGAGATCGCGAGTGAGGCGCAAGCCACCACTCCCCCGACCATCGACGACGGTTCCGCGCCGACGCCGACCTCCTGA